In Entelurus aequoreus isolate RoL-2023_Sb linkage group LG13, RoL_Eaeq_v1.1, whole genome shotgun sequence, a genomic segment contains:
- the LOC133662991 gene encoding olfactory receptor 2A7-like: protein MENVSAVTMFTLSGFKFTYMQRMTLFVLTLLWYILILLSNISMIVVIVTDKTLHQPMYVFLCNLCINAVYGAAGFYPKFLKDLLSSQVISYAGCMLQGYVIHSSSCCDFSILTVMAYDRYVAICRPLVYHTLMSKQRVSLFVFFSWFVPLYCMFMNTVTLLGKALCGSHINKLYCVNWVVFSLACTPPYANSIITAINIGIYFVHFLFILWSYLYLVKVCLSSREMWIKFMQTCFPHLICLLTFTVTLLLDIFYMRFGSADLPQDTHNFMTILFLLINPVVNPLIYSFKLTGVRNRVLSILHVKKKVSTFVM from the coding sequence ATGGAAAATGTTTCCGCTGTCACTATGTTTACGCTCTCCGGTTTCAAGTTTACATATATGCAGAGGATGACTCTCTTCGTGCTGACGTTGCTGTGGTACATTCTGATCCTGCTGAGCAACATCAGCATGATTGTTGTCATAGTTACGGACAAAACCCTGCACCAGCCCATGTATGTGTTCTTGTGTAATCTATGCATCAATGCTGTGTACGGAGCTGCTGGCTTTTACCCCAAGTTCCTCAAGGACCTCCTGTCATCGCAGGTCATTTCCTACGCAGGGTGCATGCTGCAGGGTTATGTCATCCATTCATCATCTTGCTGTGATTTTTCCATTCTAACTGTGATGGCGTACGACCGGTACGTGGCCATATGTCGACCTCTGGTTTACCACACTTTAATGAGCAAGCAGAGAGTTTCCCTCTTTGTGTTTTTCTCCTGGTTCGTGCCTTTATACTGCATGTTTATGAACACGGTTACCCTGTTGGGGAAAGCGTTGTGCGGCTCGCACATCAACAAGTTGTACTGCGTCAACTGGGTGGTGTTCAGCTTGGCCTGCACGCCGCCCTACGCCAACAGTATCATCACAGCCATCAACATCGGCATTTATTTCGTACACTTTTTGTTCATCTTGTGGTCTTACCTGTACCTGGTGAAGGTGTGCTTGTCATCCAGAGAGATGTGGATTAAGTTCATGCAGACCTGCTTCCCCCATTTAATCTGCCTTCTCACCTTTACGGTGACCTTGCTTTTAGATATTTTCTACATGCGGTTCGGTTCAGCCGACTTACCACAGGATACGCACAATTTCATGACAATCTTATTCCTGCTCATTAACCCAGTTGTGAATCCCCTGATCTATAGTTTCAAACTCACAGGCGTTCGCAACAGGGTTTTGAGTATTTTGCATGTCAAAAAGAAGGTGAGCACATTTGTAATGTGA